CTCTTGCGCTCCAAAGATTTTTCCAATCCGTATTTTTGGGCGGCGTTTACTCTCACCGGACAATGGCGATGAAACCGGCAGATCAAGGTCGATGCTATTCGAATAGCAATGAATGCTCATGTCGCGCCGCAATCCGCCGCCCGCCCTTAAAATCCGCAACTGACAAGGAGACGCTCCAATCTTATGGGTTCCGAATTGTGGCAGAATGCACTAACACCTTAAGGTCTCCAATGGTTTGTCCCGCTTGAACCTGGAGTTGGAGCACGCTGCTTTCCTCGCCGGGATGAAGGGTCTGGTTCGACCTGACTTGATATGGTGGAACGCGGACTGCCCCCATCCGCCAAGGATCAACTGCCGTTGCGCCACAGATCAGACTTGGATTATGTCCGACTAGAAGCATCACATCGGATGCCTTTGGCGAAAACACCTAACGCTTGAACTTTGCCCGGGCCCGTTCCATCTTGAGCTATGCAGCTCGTCACCGTATTCAAAACCTTCAACCCGGCGGAAGCGCAGCTCGTTCGCTCGCGCCTTGAAGTCGCGGGTTACCAGGCCGAGGTCGCTCATGAACTCGCTTCCATGGGCCTGGACCCGTCTTCCATGGCCACCGGCGGCATCCTCGTTCAAGTGCCCGATGACCAGGCTGAGGACGCCCGGTCGCTCGTGACCGCAGGTCCTCCCACTCAGGATGAAATCAACTAAGTGGTCATGGGCATAAATATGTCCATGACCACTAAGCGGGTCCTTCTGGACCAACTGAGAAAACGCCTGCCGCCGGGAGAATTCCGGATGGATTTGGCGGCTCTGGAAGCGCACGCCGGCGAC
This window of the Verrucomicrobiota bacterium genome carries:
- a CDS encoding DUF2007 domain-containing protein — encoded protein: MQLVTVFKTFNPAEAQLVRSRLEVAGYQAEVAHELASMGLDPSSMATGGILVQVPDDQAEDARSLVTAGPPTQDEIN